The following are encoded together in the Clostridium sp. BJN0013 genome:
- a CDS encoding TM1812 family CRISPR-associated protein produces MLYRFLGTGKYNKCIYKFKGDLVETRFIQEAIISTVCRFWDWNKDIVSVFIPKKSKDANWFNGNDENRKLEEILRNKGVNFEEIQILEGQTERKLWKIYDEIFDVIDDEDNVVFDITHGLRSIPLQELVALNCAKVIKNISIAGIYYGAYEAREKVCNKVITPIFDLTPFNKLLDEIRLK; encoded by the coding sequence ATGCTTTATAGGTTTTTAGGAACAGGTAAATATAACAAGTGTATATATAAGTTTAAAGGTGACTTGGTTGAAACACGATTTATTCAAGAAGCCATTATAAGTACTGTATGCAGGTTTTGGGATTGGAATAAAGATATTGTAAGTGTATTTATTCCAAAAAAATCCAAGGATGCAAATTGGTTTAACGGAAATGATGAAAATAGAAAACTAGAAGAAATACTTCGAAATAAAGGAGTGAATTTTGAAGAGATACAAATTCTAGAAGGACAAACAGAAAGGAAATTATGGAAAATATACGATGAAATTTTTGATGTTATAGATGATGAAGATAATGTTGTATTTGATATAACTCATGGACTGCGCTCAATTCCATTACAGGAATTAGTTGCATTGAACTGTGCCAAGGTAATTAAAAATATAAGTATAGCTGGGATTTATTATGGTGCCTACGAAGCAAGAGAAAAAGTATGTAATAAAGTTATAACCCCAATATTTGATTTAACACCTTTCAATAAACTACTGGATGAAATTAGATTGAAATAA
- a CDS encoding CAP domain-containing protein — MNKKIKFLISTLIIAAGIPTIIPTMAKATSNTCNNPSIQQVSLKCDLNNLNNYSQFKNCLKNCTVVTSKNACENICKNNTSTTKPSTNNNQTSTTKPAENNGQTSTTPKPAENSGQASTIDAEANEVIRLVNVERSKNGLSPLNANAELSKVATAKAQDMIDNSYFSHTSPTYGSPFDMMKKFGISYTAAGENIAYGQKNAAEVMNSWMNSPGHRANILNSNFTEIGVGVAKDKNGTPYWVQMFINPGK, encoded by the coding sequence ATGAATAAAAAAATCAAATTTTTAATTTCGACACTAATTATTGCAGCTGGCATACCAACTATTATACCTACTATGGCAAAAGCAACATCAAATACTTGTAACAATCCATCAATTCAACAAGTTTCACTAAAATGCGATTTAAATAACTTAAATAACTATTCTCAATTTAAGAACTGCCTTAAAAACTGTACAGTCGTTACTTCAAAAAATGCTTGTGAAAATATTTGTAAAAACAACACTTCTACCACTAAACCGTCAACAAACAACAATCAAACCAGCACCACTAAACCAGCAGAAAATAATGGACAAACTTCTACTACACCTAAACCAGCAGAAAATAGTGGACAAGCTTCTACCATAGATGCAGAAGCAAACGAAGTAATTAGATTAGTTAATGTAGAAAGAAGTAAAAATGGATTATCTCCGCTTAATGCTAATGCTGAACTATCCAAAGTAGCCACAGCAAAAGCACAGGATATGATTGATAATAGTTATTTCAGTCATACTTCACCTACTTATGGTTCACCTTTTGATATGATGAAGAAATTCGGTATTAGCTATACAGCAGCAGGAGAAAATATCGCCTACGGACAGAAAAATGCTGCAGAAGTAATGAATTCCTGGATGAATTCTCCAGGTCATAGGGCAAACATATTAAATTCTAATTTCACTGAAATTGGAGTTGGAGTTGCTAAAGATAAAAACGGAACTCCATATTGGGTTCAAATGTTTATAAACCCTGGAAAGTAA
- the cas5b gene encoding type I-B CRISPR-associated protein Cas5b, with protein MDILIFDLKGKFAHFRKFYTNSSSLSYSIPPRTVIEGIIGAVLGMERDSYYEMLSKNICNIALRKLCSIYKIMQTVNYIKATSEKYLIEPKEHTQIPFEIITSKDSLVYRIYINSNNMKIMDSLKHSIENKNFEYIPYLGAAPFNCSLHFVASVQGKQMDCNSWQEISSVINSEYICSGGIDVGKQNLFLVKEKMPADFTDGRIIHEVNSYVYDENGQSIKVKLNCKSVNVKYNNVDENIVFM; from the coding sequence ATGGATATATTGATTTTTGATTTAAAAGGCAAATTTGCTCACTTTAGAAAATTCTATACAAATTCTTCTTCTCTATCTTATTCAATTCCTCCGAGAACTGTAATTGAAGGTATAATAGGAGCTGTTTTAGGTATGGAAAGGGACAGTTATTATGAAATGTTATCTAAAAATATATGTAATATTGCCCTTAGAAAGCTTTGTAGTATCTATAAAATAATGCAGACTGTAAACTATATTAAAGCTACCAGTGAAAAGTATCTTATAGAACCAAAGGAACATACACAGATACCCTTTGAAATAATAACCTCTAAAGATAGTCTTGTGTACAGAATTTATATAAATTCAAATAATATGAAAATTATGGATAGCCTTAAACACAGTATAGAAAATAAAAATTTTGAATATATACCTTATTTAGGGGCTGCTCCTTTTAACTGCAGCCTGCATTTTGTGGCCAGTGTACAGGGAAAACAGATGGATTGTAATAGCTGGCAGGAAATAAGCTCCGTTATAAATTCAGAGTATATATGCAGTGGAGGTATTGATGTAGGTAAACAGAATCTATTTTTAGTAAAAGAAAAAATGCCTGCAGATTTTACAGATGGCAGAATAATACATGAAGTGAATTCCTATGTATATGATGAAAATGGACAAAGCATAAAAGTTAAATTAAATTGTAAGTCTGTGAATGTAAAATATAATAATGTAGATGAAAATATAGTTTTCATGTGA
- a CDS encoding TIGR03986 family CRISPR-associated RAMP protein, which translates to MGNKNYSIIKDHSVAPYNFVSLPHRCVFPYKTYEDLPGHNILNELYLNGCIEYEIVNETPLIVGSSERNNGKVITPFKNPKNKYTIPGNTIRGILRNNTAFLSLSSLEDFIEDDRFYFRSFGKGKNKKDYFKRLNIGTKVVGGESMSMPKNVNGGYVYKDSRDKYVLVPSKKVGNNDLSYFVISEQYLRSIHPNVGENYMYSSKILDLIENKNKYKSRGYRPNQNKKELLEDRNDKYKPYCVKISFEIKGVRTVSKIGKPGKYKNQGYLMSSEFIQGKLAHYIIPEPDFDSPDKIEISRDNGRFKFINFYKNDLLRTKKQREPDKIDKENDRTYFFLPDKEGRNSGKPIFYGKFNDKLYFGFSPYLRIPYDYSTKDLMPEGYKDKSGFSYVDALFGFTERGKEKYNYKGRLSFEDAVCTDESPKLCGEYRLVASEPHASSYPSYLKQDIIGGEDTKKIKNYNDSDSQIRGIKEYLNRDNDTINDTVENANENVNGKVSENVSVYIKPLAPKTVFKGKIYFNNLTKEELGLISWALKVKDGAYETIGYGKPYGFGRVKVENINIKTEDIRKKYSSMTADYYREENREVLVDEYKKSFKEKFNIDIELQAAVKDFMILKTLVVDRNHENEARYMKIKFYPDRSKSNEFNMLKPLPNPEELEDILNGKFILRENSSSNEINSNHYRKTQKDNGKKHIRSRGNNPEHHDKDKFDSSSGLNNSLGDQLKKWKNENEKKGR; encoded by the coding sequence ATGGGAAATAAAAATTATAGTATTATAAAAGATCATAGTGTAGCTCCATATAATTTTGTATCACTTCCACATAGGTGTGTGTTTCCTTATAAAACTTATGAAGATCTACCGGGTCATAATATTTTAAACGAGCTATACTTGAATGGCTGTATAGAATATGAAATAGTAAATGAAACTCCATTAATTGTGGGTTCCAGTGAAAGAAATAATGGAAAAGTCATAACTCCTTTCAAAAATCCCAAAAACAAATATACAATACCTGGAAATACAATTAGGGGAATATTGAGGAACAATACTGCATTTTTGAGCTTAAGCAGCCTTGAAGATTTTATAGAAGATGACAGGTTTTATTTCAGGTCTTTTGGAAAGGGTAAGAATAAAAAGGATTATTTCAAAAGGCTTAATATAGGTACAAAAGTTGTTGGTGGAGAAAGTATGTCTATGCCTAAAAACGTAAACGGTGGATATGTTTACAAGGATTCAAGGGATAAATATGTGCTTGTACCGTCTAAAAAAGTAGGCAATAATGATCTTTCCTATTTTGTAATAAGCGAACAGTATTTGAGGAGTATACATCCTAATGTGGGTGAAAACTATATGTACAGTTCTAAAATTCTCGATCTTATAGAAAATAAGAATAAATATAAATCTCGAGGATACAGGCCCAACCAAAATAAAAAAGAGCTTTTGGAAGATAGAAATGATAAATATAAACCTTATTGTGTAAAAATATCTTTTGAAATAAAAGGTGTTCGCACAGTATCTAAAATAGGTAAACCGGGGAAATATAAAAATCAAGGTTATTTGATGAGTTCAGAGTTTATCCAGGGGAAACTGGCTCACTATATAATTCCTGAACCTGATTTTGATAGTCCGGACAAGATTGAAATATCCAGGGATAATGGCAGATTTAAATTTATAAATTTTTATAAGAATGATTTACTGAGAACTAAAAAGCAGAGAGAGCCCGATAAAATAGACAAGGAAAACGATAGAACATATTTCTTTTTACCTGATAAAGAAGGCAGAAATTCGGGCAAACCTATATTTTATGGAAAATTTAACGATAAGTTATATTTTGGATTTAGTCCCTATCTCAGGATACCTTATGATTATTCAACAAAAGATTTAATGCCTGAAGGATATAAAGATAAAAGCGGTTTTAGTTATGTAGATGCACTTTTTGGTTTTACTGAAAGGGGCAAAGAAAAATATAATTACAAAGGAAGGTTGAGCTTTGAAGATGCAGTCTGCACGGATGAATCACCTAAACTTTGTGGAGAATATAGACTAGTTGCCAGTGAGCCCCATGCAAGTTCTTATCCATCATATTTGAAGCAGGATATTATAGGCGGGGAAGATACCAAGAAAATTAAAAATTACAATGATTCCGATTCGCAGATACGTGGAATAAAAGAATATTTAAATAGAGATAATGATACTATTAATGATACTGTTGAAAATGCAAATGAAAATGTAAATGGAAAGGTTAGTGAAAATGTTTCTGTATATATTAAACCTCTTGCCCCCAAAACGGTATTTAAAGGGAAAATATATTTTAACAATCTTACCAAAGAAGAACTGGGACTTATATCATGGGCACTCAAAGTGAAAGATGGTGCTTATGAAACTATAGGCTATGGAAAACCCTATGGATTTGGAAGGGTAAAAGTTGAAAATATAAATATAAAAACAGAAGATATCCGTAAAAAATATTCCTCAATGACTGCTGACTATTATAGAGAAGAGAACAGAGAAGTTCTTGTAGATGAATATAAGAAAAGTTTTAAAGAAAAATTCAATATTGATATAGAGTTGCAGGCAGCAGTTAAAGATTTTATGATTTTAAAAACTCTGGTTGTAGATAGAAATCATGAAAATGAAGCCAGGTATATGAAAATTAAATTTTATCCTGATAGATCTAAAAGTAATGAATTTAATATGCTTAAACCCCTGCCAAATCCTGAAGAACTTGAAGATATACTAAATGGTAAATTTATTCTAAGAGAAAACAGCAGTTCAAATGAAATTAATAGTAATCATTATAGAAAAACCCAAAAGGATAATGGAAAAAAACATATACGCAGTAGAGGTAACAATCCTGAACACCATGATAAAGATAAGTTTGATAGTAGTTCGGGCTTGAATAATTCCTTAGGAGATCAATTAAAAAAGTGGAAGAACGAAAATGAGAAAAAGGGTAGATGA
- the cas7b gene encoding type I-B CRISPR-associated protein Cas7/Csh2, giving the protein MNNSEILYLYDAKLSNPNGDPDEENRPRMDYERDINLVSDLRLKRYIRNYLMDMGYNIFVRKLEDKSVTPEEIIASLKNNDVDTILDELIDVRLFGATMPIKKYNKTFIGPVQFNWGYSLNKVELMESSITSHFSSDSSNSQGAIGKDYRVKYSFLAFSGVISGKRAEKTKLKEDDVVLLDQAMRYAIPQLATRSKIGQYPRLYMRVEYKDNKTVLGDFRDYVRLEGKTENLRAINECCLHVEELLKFLNNYSDRIFKIHYFADKNLQIMNGESECEFQEVFKGFHLEEVK; this is encoded by the coding sequence ATGAACAATAGTGAGATATTATACCTTTATGATGCAAAGCTTTCAAATCCAAATGGAGATCCTGACGAGGAAAACAGACCAAGGATGGACTATGAAAGGGACATAAATCTTGTATCGGATCTGAGGCTTAAAAGATACATAAGAAACTATTTAATGGACATGGGCTATAATATATTTGTAAGGAAACTGGAAGATAAATCGGTAACTCCAGAGGAAATAATAGCAAGTTTGAAAAATAATGATGTGGATACCATACTTGATGAACTTATAGATGTAAGATTATTTGGTGCTACTATGCCTATAAAGAAATATAATAAAACTTTTATAGGACCTGTCCAATTTAATTGGGGGTATTCCTTAAACAAAGTAGAACTTATGGAATCCAGTATAACCTCTCATTTTTCCTCAGACAGTTCAAATTCCCAGGGAGCTATAGGAAAGGATTACAGGGTAAAATATTCATTTTTGGCTTTTTCAGGAGTTATATCGGGTAAAAGGGCAGAAAAAACCAAACTTAAAGAAGATGATGTAGTATTACTTGATCAGGCTATGAGATATGCTATACCACAGCTTGCAACTAGGAGTAAAATAGGACAGTATCCAAGACTTTATATGAGGGTAGAATACAAAGACAATAAAACTGTACTTGGTGATTTTAGGGATTATGTAAGGTTGGAAGGGAAAACTGAAAATTTGAGGGCAATAAATGAATGTTGTCTTCATGTTGAAGAACTTCTTAAGTTTTTAAACAATTATAGTGACAGAATATTTAAAATCCACTATTTTGCAGATAAAAATCTTCAAATAATGAATGGAGAAAGCGAATGTGAATTTCAGGAGGTATTTAAAGGTTTCCATTTAGAAGAAGTTAAATAG
- a CDS encoding tyrosine-type recombinase/integrase translates to MVVEPIKDKKKIDALLTYLKEKNERDWLLAKFQLNTGLRISDVVKVRVQDLMTSHLSFKDYFVFQKKKIKLNNNLKKTLKAYIKHNNLGQTNFYIFQSRKAPNGPISVTQAYRILKAAAVNLHIENFGTHSLRKTWGYWTYKMSRYNIGLIMDTFNHSSKKITLRYIGITQENEDELYSLVQF, encoded by the coding sequence ATGGTTGTGGAACCAATTAAAGATAAAAAGAAGATAGATGCACTGCTTACATACCTAAAGGAAAAAAATGAAAGGGATTGGCTGCTGGCAAAATTTCAACTTAATACAGGACTTAGAATATCAGATGTAGTTAAAGTAAGAGTACAGGATCTAATGACTTCACATCTTAGTTTTAAGGACTATTTTGTATTTCAGAAAAAGAAAATTAAATTGAATAACAATCTTAAGAAGACTCTAAAAGCTTATATAAAGCATAATAACCTTGGACAAACTAATTTTTATATTTTCCAAAGCAGAAAAGCCCCCAATGGGCCTATAAGCGTCACACAGGCGTATAGAATCCTAAAAGCTGCAGCCGTAAATCTTCATATAGAAAATTTCGGTACTCATAGTTTAAGAAAAACCTGGGGCTACTGGACTTATAAAATGAGTAGATATAACATTGGCCTCATTATGGATACATTTAATCATTCGTCCAAAAAGATCACTCTTAGATATATTGGAATAACCCAGGAAAATGAAGATGAACTGTATTCTTTAGTTCAATTTTAA
- a CDS encoding Dna2/Cas4 domain-containing protein: MDINGVFLWYYNICKRELWFMSRKIVPDQQDENVDIGRFIYKNTYKKKFNT; this comes from the coding sequence TTGGATATAAATGGTGTATTCTTATGGTATTATAATATTTGTAAAAGGGAATTATGGTTTATGTCCAGAAAAATTGTACCGGATCAGCAGGACGAAAATGTAGATATAGGAAGATTTATATATAAAAATACTTATAAAAAGAAATTTAATACATAA
- a CDS encoding TIGR02556 family CRISPR-associated protein: MKEGEKVQEGILQIGNAVLSEGDMLLSLVQELKTTRKNKKLYVMKINFNTGINTLNIDVTEEMGEKTTLKYLFLGKSGGPASPQWFSSSTTVSYFLTETFFNLKNKYFDEELNTKINNIFNNYYVDLGKNVKNKYRYVLDLKKFGISEESVEDIYQNLKNENQEDKKITDRLGKILEQYIKEKYDLKFNEIGLFTILIDGVPLCDFQAYREKVKCEKLKFENKKSNENYNQYCSMCGKDENLTDDLTGIQIKFYTTNQVIFSSNLSRKNYSKNMILCQNCLNKLLAGESYIKNNLSTNLAGFSVYLVPHFVYGEPLSKEELDYISENIQNSFNTVKSFKSIEEMRTNARNSILSRDEKSFYLLNLIFYKSAQASTKVQKLIKDVDPSIFDEINYNSTRTYELAKSILSNKWKTGMNLGSIYYLIPVKIVNGEPKQYKSLLSLYDALFTRRNIQKSTIIENVIKAVNVIYFEKEGFNINSKYNSIYSTVLNGNLCIEFMRYMGCMKEEMAMDTEDLKLKDHIKNYIENMKYNEQETAMFLLGYLIGEIGNAQYRRLHKNSGENNTDSKKPILNKLNYSGIDKNKIIRLTTEVFGKMNQEKIRHYNEVIFNELKRLLDMNIKKWKMNKHENLFYVLSGYSYNTARAILNNKKKEEVISDEQ, translated from the coding sequence ATGAAAGAAGGTGAAAAGGTGCAGGAAGGTATATTGCAGATAGGAAATGCAGTACTATCTGAAGGAGATATGCTCCTTAGTTTGGTCCAGGAACTTAAGACAACTAGAAAAAATAAAAAGCTCTATGTAATGAAAATAAATTTTAATACAGGGATAAATACTTTAAATATTGATGTAACTGAAGAAATGGGTGAAAAAACAACATTGAAATACTTATTTTTAGGCAAATCAGGAGGTCCTGCTTCACCTCAGTGGTTTTCTTCCAGTACCACTGTAAGTTATTTTTTAACAGAAACATTTTTTAATTTAAAAAATAAATATTTTGATGAAGAATTAAATACTAAAATAAATAATATATTTAATAATTACTATGTGGATTTAGGAAAAAATGTAAAAAATAAATACAGGTACGTCCTGGATTTAAAAAAATTTGGCATAAGCGAAGAAAGTGTAGAAGACATATATCAGAATTTAAAAAATGAAAATCAGGAAGATAAGAAAATTACAGATAGACTTGGAAAAATATTAGAACAGTACATCAAAGAAAAATATGATTTGAAATTTAATGAAATAGGTCTTTTTACCATACTTATAGATGGTGTTCCATTATGTGACTTTCAGGCATACAGGGAAAAGGTAAAATGTGAAAAGTTAAAATTTGAGAATAAAAAGTCTAATGAAAACTATAATCAGTACTGTTCCATGTGCGGGAAAGATGAAAATCTTACGGATGACTTAACAGGTATACAGATAAAGTTTTATACCACAAATCAAGTGATATTCAGCAGTAATCTAAGTAGAAAAAATTATTCTAAAAACATGATATTGTGCCAGAATTGTTTAAATAAGTTATTGGCAGGAGAATCTTATATAAAAAATAATTTAAGTACAAACCTTGCAGGATTTAGTGTATATCTTGTACCGCATTTTGTATATGGAGAACCCCTTTCCAAAGAAGAATTGGATTATATATCTGAAAATATACAAAATTCCTTTAATACTGTGAAAAGTTTTAAAAGTATAGAAGAGATGAGAACAAATGCCCGAAATTCAATTCTTTCAAGAGATGAAAAGAGTTTTTATCTTCTTAATCTTATATTTTACAAAAGTGCCCAGGCATCTACAAAAGTTCAGAAGTTAATAAAAGATGTTGATCCTTCTATATTTGATGAAATAAATTATAATTCCACCAGAACCTATGAGCTTGCAAAGTCCATATTAAGTAATAAGTGGAAAACAGGAATGAATCTAGGAAGCATATATTATCTTATACCTGTAAAAATAGTAAATGGAGAACCAAAACAGTATAAGAGTTTGCTTTCTTTATATGATGCACTTTTTACAAGGAGAAATATACAGAAGAGCACTATAATAGAAAATGTTATAAAGGCAGTTAATGTTATATATTTTGAAAAAGAAGGATTTAATATAAACTCAAAATATAATTCTATATACAGTACAGTTTTAAATGGAAATTTGTGTATTGAATTTATGAGGTATATGGGATGCATGAAGGAGGAAATGGCTATGGATACAGAGGATTTAAAGCTTAAGGATCATATTAAAAATTATATAGAAAATATGAAATATAATGAACAGGAAACAGCTATGTTTTTACTTGGATACCTTATAGGAGAGATTGGAAATGCACAGTACAGGAGATTACATAAAAATTCAGGGGAAAATAATACAGATTCAAAAAAACCCATATTAAATAAATTAAATTACAGTGGCATAGATAAAAATAAAATTATAAGACTCACTACAGAAGTTTTTGGAAAGATGAATCAGGAAAAGATAAGACATTATAACGAAGTGATTTTTAATGAATTAAAAAGACTTTTAGATATGAATATTAAAAAGTGGAAAATGAACAAGCATGAAAATTTATTTTATGTATTATCAGGCTATAGCTATAATACTGCTAGGGCAATACTAAACAATAAAAAGAAAGAGGAGGTAATTTCAGATGAACAATAG
- the cas3 gene encoding CRISPR-associated helicase Cas3', whose amino-acid sequence MEFYSHNNPKKKMILHLKEVKLLSETLVPDDLKQINEIISFTHDFGKYTTYFQNYIMKNDESSGELKNHGFISAVLAAYICFEVFEAKSKYPLIAYNCVLHHHGNLQNPDYDLPKELSGINKRKDDAFFLEKLNNSLEQLRDLKNNKEWIIKDYEELGYGKYMEKFLNMNSFDNILVSLRKISFKIDMTGKSEDIYFLHQILYSALISGDKLSASNTHLPQVKFGNYRMLDKVRREKCSNDTKDINRIRGYIFNEVSCNIEKNYLNNDIFSITAPTGTGKTYTGFFTALKLNKLLGGGRKIIYALPFTSIIDQNYNVIYELFKDVQNFEKEDSGYIIKHHSLSNVVYNSEDEDYSRDQAELLIENWNSGIVVTTFVQLLQTLIGTRNRMLKKFDAIRNSIILLDEIQSLDIRYYNLIDNVLKWCCKYLNCKIIFMTATKPIILKDALELLKNSKKYFNYFNRTRLILDLSPITVEKFLEKFNDNVEEKSYLIVCNTISQSLKIYNNLSFSDRKVYYLSTNLLPLHRRTVIREVGDRLEHGEKIILVSTQVVEAGVDFDFDNVIRDIGPLDSIIQCAGRGNRNGQKDTCNVYVHFMVNEHNSSFGSMVYGKGLINITKEILEDLNIVEENNYFDLIEKYFKKVNDNVNGDDVSRGFLKSIQKLYFTKEGYDYSLDKFSLIKDNPDYVDVFFRINEEAEKIYVKFLKMIEEKNINKRRTIYIEIKNKLRDYTLSLPKKEASKFQGKFMLNVSQEACDYYYDKYTGYKRKDNDNFMAF is encoded by the coding sequence ATGGAGTTTTATTCTCACAATAATCCGAAGAAAAAAATGATACTACATTTAAAAGAAGTAAAGCTTTTAAGTGAGACTTTAGTGCCGGATGATTTGAAACAAATAAATGAAATAATAAGTTTCACTCATGATTTTGGAAAATATACTACTTATTTTCAAAATTATATAATGAAGAATGATGAAAGTTCTGGTGAACTTAAAAACCATGGCTTTATATCTGCTGTTCTTGCAGCGTATATTTGTTTTGAAGTATTTGAAGCAAAAAGTAAATATCCTCTTATTGCATATAACTGTGTATTGCACCATCATGGAAATCTTCAAAATCCAGATTATGATCTTCCAAAAGAACTCAGCGGTATAAATAAACGTAAAGATGATGCATTTTTTCTAGAAAAGTTGAATAATTCTTTAGAACAACTTAGAGATTTAAAGAATAATAAAGAATGGATAATAAAAGACTATGAAGAATTGGGATATGGAAAATATATGGAGAAATTTTTAAATATGAATTCTTTTGATAACATACTTGTATCTCTTAGAAAAATAAGCTTTAAAATAGATATGACAGGTAAGAGCGAAGATATATATTTTTTACACCAGATATTATATTCTGCCCTTATATCCGGGGATAAATTAAGTGCTTCAAATACACATCTGCCCCAAGTCAAATTTGGAAATTATAGAATGTTAGATAAAGTTAGAAGGGAAAAATGTAGTAATGACACAAAGGATATAAATAGAATAAGAGGATATATATTTAATGAGGTAAGCTGTAATATAGAAAAAAATTATTTAAATAATGACATATTTTCCATAACTGCACCTACGGGAACTGGCAAAACTTATACTGGATTTTTTACAGCATTAAAGCTCAATAAATTATTAGGTGGAGGCAGAAAAATAATTTATGCACTGCCTTTTACATCTATAATTGATCAGAATTACAATGTAATCTATGAATTATTTAAAGATGTACAGAATTTTGAAAAGGAAGACAGCGGCTATATAATTAAACATCATAGCTTGTCCAATGTGGTTTATAATTCAGAAGATGAGGATTACAGTCGAGATCAGGCAGAACTTTTAATTGAAAATTGGAATAGTGGAATAGTGGTTACTACTTTTGTACAATTATTACAAACTTTAATTGGCACTAGAAATAGAATGCTCAAGAAATTTGATGCCATAAGAAATTCGATAATTCTTCTGGACGAGATTCAATCATTGGATATTAGATATTATAATTTAATAGATAATGTATTAAAGTGGTGCTGTAAATATTTAAATTGTAAAATTATATTTATGACTGCCACAAAGCCTATAATTCTAAAAGATGCATTAGAACTTTTGAAAAACAGTAAAAAATATTTTAATTATTTTAATAGAACTAGATTGATACTTGATTTAAGTCCTATAACTGTAGAAAAATTTCTAGAAAAATTCAATGATAATGTTGAAGAAAAATCTTACTTAATAGTTTGCAATACAATTTCACAATCGTTAAAGATTTATAATAATTTAAGTTTTTCCGATAGAAAAGTATATTATTTATCTACTAACTTATTGCCTTTACATAGGAGAACTGTAATTAGAGAAGTGGGAGATAGACTTGAGCATGGAGAAAAAATAATACTTGTATCCACTCAAGTAGTTGAAGCAGGGGTAGACTTTGATTTTGATAATGTTATAAGAGATATTGGTCCCCTTGATTCCATAATTCAATGTGCAGGCAGGGGAAATAGAAATGGACAAAAGGATACCTGTAATGTTTATGTTCATTTTATGGTAAATGAACATAATAGTTCCTTTGGCTCTATGGTATATGGTAAAGGACTTATCAATATAACTAAAGAAATTTTAGAAGATTTAAATATTGTTGAGGAAAATAACTATTTTGATCTAATAGAAAAATACTTTAAAAAAGTAAACGATAATGTTAATGGGGATGATGTGTCTCGGGGATTTTTGAAGTCCATACAAAAATTATATTTTACAAAGGAGGGTTATGACTATAGTCTTGATAAATTTTCTTTAATTAAAGATAACCCTGATTATGTTGATGTATTTTTTAGAATTAATGAAGAAGCAGAAAAAATTTACGTCAAATTTTTGAAAATGATTGAAGAAAAAAACATAAATAAAAGAAGGACTATATATATTGAAATAAAAAATAAACTTAGAGATTATACTTTGTCTCTTCCTAAAAAGGAAGCATCAAAGTTTCAAGGAAAATTTATGTTAAATGTTTCTCAAGAGGCTTGTGACTATTATTACGATAAATATACTGGATATAAACGGAAAGATAATGATAACTTCATGGCATTTTAA
- a CDS encoding CRISPR-associated endoribonuclease Cas6, whose amino-acid sequence MHKHEVHYGTKPWDSCFSITPLNKEKLKQKIVMYKGYVIKGWDGEFLMRGLKELMDIDYNAGIGSKNS is encoded by the coding sequence ATACATAAACATGAAGTACATTATGGAACTAAGCCTTGGGATAGTTGTTTTTCAATAACTCCTTTGAATAAAGAAAAATTGAAGCAGAAAATTGTAATGTATAAGGGATATGTTATAAAAGGATGGGATGGTGAATTTTTAATGCGGGGTTTAAAAGAACTTATGGATATAGACTATAACGCAGGTATTGGTTCTAAAAATTCTTAG